A genomic region of Herbaspirillum sp. DW155 contains the following coding sequences:
- the prmB gene encoding 50S ribosomal protein L3 N(5)-glutamine methyltransferase has protein sequence MTPNNFSTVRDLLRYAVTRFNTEQLFFGHGSSNALDEAAYLILHTLKLPLDQLDPFLDARLLPEEIASVMRVIERRSKDRVPAAYITNEAWLGAYRFYVDERVIVPRSFIAELIPQHFSPWIQEPDAIENALDLCTGSACLPILLADAFPNAQIDAVDISADALAVARKNVDDYQLQDRINLVESDLYTQLPLRKYDLIISNPPYVNSGSMSKLPQEYLREPQLALAGGEDGMDLVRKIVAGAAERLTPEGVLVVEIGNERAFAEAAFPELELTWLTTSAGDDMVFLVTAEQLQLA, from the coding sequence ATGACCCCCAACAATTTCTCCACCGTGCGCGACCTGCTGCGCTACGCCGTGACCCGCTTCAACACTGAACAACTGTTCTTCGGCCACGGCAGCAGTAATGCGCTCGATGAAGCGGCCTACCTGATCCTGCATACCCTGAAGCTGCCGCTGGACCAGCTCGATCCCTTCCTCGATGCGCGTCTGCTGCCCGAGGAAATCGCCTCCGTCATGCGCGTCATCGAACGCCGCAGCAAGGACCGCGTGCCGGCCGCCTACATCACCAACGAAGCCTGGCTGGGCGCCTATCGCTTCTACGTCGATGAACGCGTGATCGTGCCGCGTTCCTTCATCGCCGAACTGATTCCGCAGCATTTCTCGCCCTGGATCCAGGAGCCGGACGCCATCGAAAATGCGCTGGACCTGTGCACCGGTTCCGCCTGCCTGCCCATCCTGCTGGCCGATGCCTTCCCGAATGCGCAGATCGATGCCGTCGACATCTCCGCCGATGCCCTGGCCGTGGCGCGCAAGAACGTGGACGACTACCAGCTGCAGGACCGCATCAACCTGGTCGAGTCCGATCTGTACACCCAGCTGCCGCTGCGCAAGTACGATCTGATCATCAGCAATCCACCGTATGTGAATTCCGGTTCCATGAGCAAGCTGCCCCAGGAATACCTGCGCGAGCCGCAACTGGCGCTGGCCGGTGGCGAGGATGGCATGGACCTGGTGCGCAAGATCGTGGCTGGCGCCGCCGAGCGCTTGACGCCCGAGGGTGTGCTGGTGGTCGAGATCGGCAATGAGCGCGCCTTCGCCGAAGCGGCCTTCCCGGAATTGGAACTGACCTGGCTGACCACCAGCGCCGGTGACGACATGGTGTTCCTGGTCACGGCCGAACAACTGCAACTGGCCTGA
- a CDS encoding amino acid ABC transporter permease produces MEILELLQQAAPTLAKGVGYTLLFALASMVGGLVLGFVLAVARIVPWRPIHWPAALYVSMMRGTPLLVQIFVVYYGLPGIGIEFSPLTAGVLTLSLNAGAYLSESLRGAILGVTRGQWNASYSVGLNYFQTLRYIIVPQAVRIAVPSMSNTLISLIKDTSLVSVITVTELMLATKEVIAVTFRPLPLYLAAAAIYWMLSLCFEALQHRLEKRLGKAHQH; encoded by the coding sequence ATGGAAATTCTGGAACTGCTGCAGCAAGCCGCCCCCACCCTGGCCAAGGGCGTGGGCTATACCCTGCTCTTCGCGCTGGCTTCGATGGTCGGCGGGCTGGTGCTGGGCTTCGTGCTGGCGGTGGCACGCATCGTTCCCTGGCGCCCGATCCACTGGCCCGCTGCACTCTACGTCAGCATGATGCGCGGCACGCCCCTGCTGGTGCAGATCTTCGTGGTCTATTACGGCTTGCCTGGGATCGGCATCGAATTCTCGCCGCTGACTGCGGGCGTGCTCACGCTCAGTCTCAATGCCGGGGCGTATCTGTCGGAAAGCCTGCGCGGTGCCATCCTCGGCGTGACACGAGGCCAGTGGAATGCTTCCTACAGCGTCGGGCTGAACTACTTCCAGACCTTGCGCTACATCATCGTGCCGCAGGCCGTGCGCATTGCGGTGCCCTCGATGAGCAATACCCTGATCAGCCTCATCAAGGATACGTCGCTGGTCTCGGTCATCACGGTGACCGAACTGATGTTGGCGACCAAGGAAGTCATTGCCGTGACCTTCCGCCCGCTGCCGCTGTACCTGGCTGCTGCGGCCATCTACTGGATGCTGAGCCTGTGTTTCGAGGCCTTGCAGCACCGGCTGGAGAAGCGGCTGGGCAAGGCGCACCAGCACTGA
- a CDS encoding ATP-binding protein, with amino-acid sequence MKTRPQSGWFSNGLFWRTFFLLTFLITASMVAWVASFRMVERGPRAEQLAAQIVSVVTITRAALTHSAPEMRRELLFDLASNEGIRIYPLEKTDRIAPLDDSPIVPELEYYVRQSLDENTTFASSVNDVDGFWISFNIDDDQYWLMLDRGRLDRTSGLQWLGWGSIALFLSLIGAVFISTLINQPLARLTAAARAIAKGRQPEPLPESGPTEIEEANRSFNQMVADLNRIESDRALILAGISHDLRTPLARMQLEVEMANLSDESRDGMHSDLAQMDSIIGQFLDYAKPFDSNSLESTDLAGVLEDVAAKSARLSDVKMTTEITPATEIAGNGTELARVFSNLVENARRYGKTPGTDCAEIHLRSRIEGHQVVVDVFDHGPGVPENECERLLRPFTRLDTARGQANGSGLGLAIVNRIVLKHNGKLLLKGHEETHGGLLVQISLPLKGHRRHA; translated from the coding sequence ATGAAAACCCGCCCTCAATCCGGATGGTTCAGCAACGGCCTGTTCTGGCGCACCTTCTTCCTCCTGACCTTCCTCATCACCGCCAGCATGGTGGCCTGGGTGGCCAGCTTCCGCATGGTCGAACGCGGCCCGCGGGCAGAGCAACTGGCCGCGCAGATCGTCTCGGTGGTCACCATCACGCGCGCCGCCCTGACTCACTCTGCCCCCGAGATGCGCAGAGAACTGCTGTTCGACCTGGCCAGCAATGAAGGTATCCGGATCTATCCGCTGGAAAAAACCGACCGCATCGCCCCTCTCGATGATTCGCCCATCGTGCCCGAGCTGGAATACTACGTGCGCCAGTCGCTGGACGAGAACACCACCTTCGCCTCCAGCGTCAACGACGTGGATGGTTTCTGGATCAGTTTCAACATCGACGATGACCAATACTGGCTCATGCTCGACCGCGGCCGCCTGGATCGCACCTCGGGCCTGCAATGGCTGGGCTGGGGGTCGATTGCCCTGTTCCTCTCGCTGATCGGCGCGGTCTTCATCTCTACCCTCATCAACCAGCCGCTGGCCCGCCTGACGGCGGCCGCCCGCGCCATCGCCAAAGGCCGCCAGCCCGAACCGCTGCCCGAATCCGGCCCGACCGAGATCGAGGAAGCCAACCGCAGCTTCAACCAGATGGTGGCCGACCTCAACCGCATCGAATCGGACCGCGCGCTGATCCTGGCCGGCATTTCCCACGACCTGCGCACGCCCTTGGCGCGCATGCAGCTGGAGGTGGAGATGGCCAATCTGTCCGATGAATCGCGCGACGGCATGCACTCCGACCTGGCACAGATGGACAGCATCATCGGCCAGTTCCTCGACTACGCGAAACCCTTCGACAGCAACAGCCTGGAAAGCACCGACCTGGCCGGGGTACTGGAGGATGTCGCGGCGAAGTCAGCGCGGCTGTCGGACGTCAAGATGACCACCGAGATCACCCCCGCCACCGAGATCGCCGGCAACGGCACCGAACTGGCCCGGGTGTTCAGCAACCTGGTGGAGAACGCGCGCCGCTACGGCAAGACACCCGGCACCGACTGCGCCGAGATACATCTGCGCAGCCGCATCGAAGGCCATCAGGTGGTGGTGGACGTGTTCGACCACGGCCCCGGCGTACCTGAGAACGAATGTGAGCGCCTGCTGCGCCCCTTCACCCGGCTCGATACCGCACGTGGCCAGGCCAATGGTTCCGGCCTGGGGCTGGCCATCGTCAACCGCATCGTGCTCAAGCACAATGGCAAGCTGCTATTGAAGGGCCATGAAGAAACCCATGGCGGGCTGCTGGTGCAGATTTCCCTGCCGTTGAAGGGCCATCGCCGCCATGCGTGA
- a CDS encoding ATP-binding cassette domain-containing protein, translating to MIRFQQVSLQRGVKPLLENVDLTLNPGDKIGLIGANGAGKSSLFAMLRGELHADQGNIDYPARWRMAYVAQETPALDRPAIEYAIDGDAHLRQLQAELARAEAQPDDQHDGNHIAELHTALADADAYTVRSRAEQLLLGLGFSLEQMERPVASFSGGWRMRLNLAQALMCPSDLLLLDEPTNHLDLDAIIWLEDWLKRYEGTLLIISHDRDFLDGVVNVIVHIDDRKLKRYSGNYSAFERQRSAQLELMAGMIEKQQRQRAHLQSFIDRFKAKATKARQAQSRMKALSKMEELAPLRAAAEFSFEFREPLSAPNPLLVMEKVNAGYHIEGKNGAPDEDKIIVHGIDFSLQNGQRIGLLGVNGAGKSTLIKTVAGEIDPLSGTARLGKGLVIGYFAQHQVEMLRHDESPLWHLMRLAPDVREQELRNFLGSFNFNGTMATSSIAPFSGGEKARLALALIVWQRPNLLLLDEPTNHLDLETREALTMALAQFEGTLVLVSHDRHLLRATTDQFLIVAEGKLQPFDGDLDDYKDWLFKTKLAARNDAAAAAPLPTASQPMEIAPASLVDRKEQKRLEAEQRQKMSALKKPIEARIKRLDEQIAKLNVRKAEIDARLASPDIYDAANKEELKTLITDQAYCSKELEQLENEWLEQQEALEQLQA from the coding sequence ATGATCCGTTTCCAGCAAGTTTCCCTCCAGCGCGGCGTCAAGCCGCTGTTGGAGAATGTCGACCTGACGCTCAACCCGGGCGACAAGATCGGCCTGATCGGCGCCAATGGCGCCGGCAAGTCCAGCCTGTTCGCCATGCTGCGTGGCGAGCTGCATGCCGACCAGGGCAACATCGATTACCCGGCGCGCTGGCGCATGGCCTACGTGGCGCAGGAAACCCCGGCGCTGGATCGTCCGGCCATCGAATACGCCATCGATGGCGACGCCCATCTGCGCCAGCTGCAAGCCGAACTGGCCCGCGCTGAAGCCCAGCCGGACGACCAGCACGACGGCAATCACATCGCCGAGCTGCATACCGCCCTGGCCGATGCCGATGCCTATACCGTGCGCTCGCGCGCCGAGCAGTTGCTGCTGGGCCTGGGGTTTTCGCTGGAACAGATGGAGCGGCCGGTGGCCAGCTTCTCCGGCGGCTGGCGCATGCGCCTGAACCTGGCGCAGGCGCTGATGTGCCCGTCCGACCTGCTGCTGCTGGACGAACCGACCAACCACCTGGACCTGGATGCCATCATCTGGCTGGAAGACTGGTTGAAGCGTTACGAGGGCACCCTGCTCATCATTTCACACGACCGCGATTTCCTGGATGGCGTGGTGAACGTGATCGTTCATATCGATGATCGCAAACTGAAGCGTTATTCCGGCAACTACAGCGCGTTCGAGCGCCAGCGCTCGGCCCAGCTGGAGCTGATGGCGGGCATGATCGAGAAGCAGCAGCGCCAGCGCGCGCATCTGCAATCCTTCATCGACCGCTTCAAGGCCAAGGCGACCAAGGCGCGCCAGGCGCAGAGCCGTATGAAGGCTTTGTCCAAGATGGAAGAGCTCGCACCGCTGCGGGCGGCCGCCGAGTTCTCGTTCGAATTCCGCGAGCCCTTGTCCGCGCCCAATCCGCTGCTGGTGATGGAAAAGGTCAACGCCGGCTATCACATCGAGGGCAAGAACGGCGCGCCGGATGAAGACAAGATCATCGTGCATGGCATCGATTTTTCGCTCCAGAATGGGCAGCGCATTGGCCTGTTGGGTGTCAACGGCGCGGGCAAGTCCACCCTCATCAAGACCGTGGCGGGCGAGATCGATCCGCTCTCCGGTACCGCGCGCCTGGGCAAGGGGCTGGTGATCGGCTACTTCGCCCAGCACCAGGTGGAGATGCTGCGCCATGACGAATCACCGCTGTGGCACCTGATGCGGCTGGCACCCGACGTGCGTGAACAAGAGTTGCGCAATTTTCTGGGCAGCTTCAACTTCAACGGCACCATGGCGACCTCCTCCATCGCCCCCTTCTCGGGCGGTGAAAAGGCACGCCTGGCGCTCGCCCTCATCGTCTGGCAGCGCCCCAACCTGCTGCTGCTGGATGAACCGACCAACCACCTGGATCTGGAAACCCGCGAAGCGCTGACCATGGCGCTGGCGCAGTTCGAAGGCACGCTGGTGCTGGTCTCCCACGATCGCCACCTGCTGCGCGCCACCACCGACCAGTTCCTCATCGTGGCCGAAGGCAAGCTGCAACCCTTCGATGGCGACCTGGACGATTACAAGGACTGGCTCTTCAAGACCAAGCTGGCGGCCCGCAATGACGCCGCAGCCGCCGCGCCGCTGCCGACGGCCAGCCAGCCGATGGAAATCGCGCCCGCGTCTCTGGTGGACCGCAAAGAACAGAAGCGGCTGGAAGCCGAGCAGCGCCAGAAGATGTCGGCCCTGAAGAAACCCATCGAGGCCCGCATCAAGCGACTCGATGAGCAGATCGCCAAGCTCAACGTCCGCAAGGCCGAGATCGATGCGCGCCTGGCCAGCCCCGACATCTACGACGCCGCCAACAAGGAAGAACTGAAGACGCTCATCACCGACCAGGCCTACTGCAGCAAGGAACTGGAACAACTGGAAAACGAATGGCTGGAGCAGCAGGAAGCGCTGGAGCAATTGCAGGCCTGA
- the alr gene encoding alanine racemase, protein MPRPIVASISISALQHNLAVARAHAPNARVWGVLKANGYGHGLERAMRGFAEADGLALVEPDYAVRLRELGWAKPILLLEGFFDADDLPVLAMHDIQFAVHCEEQIALLEQFVTDRPLHVHLKMNSGMNRLGFKPEAFRAAHARVSKIASVRSITLMTHFANADDARNPALPLSEQVRRFRAGSEGLPGPLSLCNSAADLMHGELAHDWVRPGIMLYGGTPGGGSAADFGLRPAMTLESQIIGVQEIGPGEAIGYGSRFVADKTTRVGVVACGYADGYPRHAPTGTPVVVDGIKTGTLGRVSMDMLCVDLTDLPNAGVGSRVELWGQQLPIDEVAFAAGTIGYELMCALAPRVAVREVD, encoded by the coding sequence ATGCCAAGACCGATCGTCGCTTCCATCAGCATTTCCGCACTTCAACACAATCTTGCCGTCGCCCGCGCCCACGCACCCAACGCTCGCGTCTGGGGCGTGCTCAAGGCCAACGGCTACGGCCACGGGCTGGAACGCGCCATGCGCGGTTTCGCCGAGGCCGACGGCCTGGCGCTGGTCGAGCCGGACTATGCGGTACGCCTGCGCGAACTGGGCTGGGCCAAGCCCATCCTGCTGCTGGAAGGTTTCTTTGATGCCGATGACTTGCCGGTGCTGGCCATGCACGACATCCAGTTCGCCGTGCATTGCGAGGAGCAGATCGCGCTGCTGGAACAATTCGTCACTGATCGTCCCCTGCATGTGCACCTGAAGATGAACAGCGGCATGAACCGCCTGGGTTTCAAGCCCGAGGCCTTCCGTGCCGCCCATGCGCGCGTAAGCAAGATCGCCAGCGTGCGCAGCATCACCCTGATGACCCACTTTGCCAATGCCGATGATGCCCGCAATCCGGCCCTGCCGCTGTCCGAGCAGGTGCGCCGCTTCCGGGCCGGCAGCGAAGGTCTGCCCGGTCCCCTGAGCCTGTGCAATTCCGCCGCCGACCTGATGCATGGCGAGCTGGCCCATGACTGGGTGCGCCCCGGCATCATGCTCTACGGCGGTACGCCCGGCGGCGGCAGCGCGGCCGACTTCGGCCTGCGCCCGGCGATGACGCTGGAGAGCCAGATCATCGGCGTACAGGAAATCGGCCCCGGCGAAGCCATCGGCTACGGCAGCCGCTTCGTGGCCGACAAGACCACGCGCGTGGGCGTGGTCGCCTGCGGCTATGCTGACGGCTATCCGCGCCACGCGCCTACCGGCACCCCGGTGGTGGTCGATGGCATCAAGACCGGCACCCTCGGCCGGGTCTCGATGGACATGCTCTGCGTGGACCTGACCGACCTGCCCAATGCTGGCGTGGGTAGCCGCGTCGAGCTGTGGGGCCAGCAGTTGCCCATCGATGAGGTCGCATTTGCGGCGGGTACGATCGGATATGAATTGATGTGCGCATTGGCGCCACGGGTGGCGGTACGCGAGGTCGACTGA
- the ompR gene encoding two-component system response regulator OmpR, translated as MNTTPGNNNSNTTTSTNQFKVLVVDDDIRLRDLLRRYLTEQGFNVVTAENAQAMNKLWIRERYDLLVLDLMLPGEDGLAICRRLRGAGDQTPIIMLTAKGEDVDRIIGLEMGADDYLPKPFNPRELVARINAVLRRKGPDELPGAPSETPETFEFGDFILDLGTRTLKKNGETISLTTGEFSVLKVFARNARQPLSREKLMEMARGREYEVFDRSLDVQISRLRKLIEPDPANPLYIQTVWGLGYVFIPEGKPR; from the coding sequence ATGAATACAACTCCCGGCAACAACAATAGTAATACGACAACATCCACCAATCAATTCAAAGTATTGGTGGTGGATGACGACATCCGCCTGCGTGACCTGCTGCGCCGCTATCTGACCGAGCAAGGCTTCAACGTGGTGACGGCGGAAAACGCCCAGGCCATGAACAAGCTGTGGATCCGCGAGCGCTACGATCTGCTGGTGCTGGACCTGATGCTGCCTGGCGAAGATGGCCTGGCCATCTGCCGCCGCCTGCGTGGCGCCGGCGACCAGACCCCGATCATCATGCTCACCGCCAAGGGCGAGGACGTGGACCGCATCATCGGCCTGGAAATGGGTGCCGACGACTACCTGCCCAAGCCCTTCAACCCGCGTGAACTGGTGGCCCGCATCAATGCGGTACTGCGCCGCAAGGGCCCCGACGAACTCCCGGGTGCGCCCTCGGAAACACCGGAAACCTTCGAGTTCGGCGATTTCATCCTCGACCTGGGTACCCGCACCCTGAAGAAGAACGGCGAAACGATTTCCCTGACCACGGGCGAATTCTCGGTACTGAAGGTATTTGCACGCAACGCCCGCCAGCCGCTGTCACGCGAAAAGCTGATGGAAATGGCGCGAGGCCGCGAATATGAAGTCTTCGACCGCAGCCTGGACGTGCAGATCTCGCGCCTGCGCAAGCTGATTGAACCGGACCCGGCCAATCCGCTCTACATCCAGACCGTCTGGGGTCTGGGCTATGTCTTCATCCCGGAAGGGAAACCGCGCTGA
- a CDS encoding cystine ABC transporter substrate-binding protein: MNKNIKQWLLAGVGAALLASSLSVSAADLLQSVKSSGTLKVALEGNYPPFNFKDAKTGELTGFEVDVAKLLAAKLGVKPVFTTTEWSGILAGLGAGKYDVIINQVGITDERQKAFDFSEPYTLSSAQLIVRKDEKREFKSLDDLKGKKLGLGQGTNFEQKAKAVPGIDVRTYPGSPEYLADLAAGRIDAALNDSLLVGYILKSTNLPLKAGSPIGTVDKIGIPFRKGNPEFKAALNKALADIKADGSLKAASEKWFGIDVSQPPKAQ; encoded by the coding sequence ATGAACAAGAACATCAAGCAATGGCTGCTGGCCGGTGTCGGCGCGGCACTGCTGGCTTCCTCCCTGAGTGTCTCGGCTGCCGACCTGCTGCAATCGGTCAAGAGCAGCGGCACCCTGAAGGTAGCGCTGGAAGGCAACTATCCTCCGTTCAACTTCAAGGATGCCAAGACGGGCGAGCTGACCGGTTTCGAAGTCGACGTGGCCAAGCTGCTGGCAGCCAAGCTGGGCGTGAAGCCCGTGTTCACCACCACCGAGTGGAGCGGCATCCTGGCCGGCCTGGGGGCTGGCAAGTATGACGTCATCATCAACCAGGTCGGCATCACCGACGAGCGCCAGAAGGCCTTCGATTTCTCCGAGCCGTACACCCTCTCCAGTGCCCAGCTGATCGTGCGCAAGGATGAGAAGCGCGAGTTCAAGAGCCTGGACGACCTCAAGGGCAAGAAGCTCGGCCTGGGCCAGGGCACCAACTTCGAACAGAAGGCCAAGGCCGTGCCGGGCATCGACGTGCGCACCTATCCGGGTTCGCCCGAGTACCTGGCGGACCTGGCGGCTGGTCGCATCGACGCTGCCCTCAACGACAGCCTGCTGGTGGGCTACATCCTCAAGTCGACCAACCTGCCCCTGAAGGCTGGTAGCCCCATCGGCACCGTCGACAAGATCGGCATCCCCTTCCGCAAGGGCAACCCCGAGTTCAAGGCCGCGCTGAACAAGGCCCTGGCCGACATCAAGGCCGATGGCAGCCTCAAGGCCGCTTCCGAGAAGTGGTTCGGTATTGACGTGAGCCAGCCGCCGAAAGCACAATAA
- the radA gene encoding DNA repair protein RadA, whose product MAKVKTNYTCTECGGVSNKWAGQCPACGQWNTLVETLVEAGGGNRYSSTPQSLAQTAPVLSLADIEAIDVPRFGTGIEEFDRVLGGGLVPGGVALIGGDPGIGKSTLLLQALANISKLKKVLYVSGEESGSQIALRAKRLAVDARELQLQAEIQLEKILATLAEHKPEVAVIDSIQTLYSDALTSAPGSVAQVRECAAQLTRVAKTSGITIIMVGHVTKEGALAGPRVLEHIVDTVLYFEGDTHSSFRLVRAFKNRFGAVNELGVFAMTEKGLKGVSNPSALFLSQHENQVPGSCVMVTQEGTRPLLVEIQALVDSSHVPNARRLSVGLEQNRLAMLLAVLHRHAGVAAFDQDVFINAVGGVKITEPAADLAVLLAINSSMRNKPLPRGLVVFGEVGLAGEIRPAPRGQERLREAAKLGFSIAVIPKANAPKQAIEGLKVIPVERIDDALQKAREIDDYAA is encoded by the coding sequence ATGGCGAAGGTCAAGACCAATTACACCTGCACAGAATGCGGCGGGGTCAGTAACAAATGGGCCGGCCAGTGTCCGGCCTGCGGGCAGTGGAATACCCTGGTCGAGACGCTGGTGGAGGCGGGCGGCGGCAATCGCTATTCGTCCACGCCGCAAAGCCTGGCACAGACCGCGCCGGTCTTGAGCCTGGCCGATATCGAAGCCATTGACGTTCCGCGCTTTGGCACCGGCATCGAGGAATTCGACCGCGTACTCGGCGGCGGGCTGGTGCCGGGCGGGGTGGCGCTGATCGGGGGGGATCCCGGCATCGGCAAGTCGACCCTGCTGCTGCAGGCGCTGGCCAACATTTCCAAGCTCAAGAAGGTGCTCTATGTGAGTGGCGAAGAGTCCGGCTCGCAGATTGCGCTGCGCGCCAAGCGGCTGGCGGTGGATGCGCGCGAGCTGCAATTGCAGGCCGAGATCCAGCTGGAAAAGATTCTCGCCACCCTGGCCGAGCACAAGCCCGAAGTGGCGGTGATCGACTCCATCCAGACTCTCTATTCGGATGCCCTGACCTCGGCCCCCGGTTCGGTGGCGCAGGTGCGCGAATGCGCGGCGCAGCTGACGCGCGTGGCCAAGACCTCCGGCATCACCATCATCATGGTCGGCCATGTCACCAAGGAGGGCGCGCTGGCGGGGCCGCGCGTGCTGGAGCACATCGTCGATACGGTGCTCTATTTCGAGGGCGATACCCATTCCAGTTTCCGCCTGGTGCGCGCCTTCAAGAATCGCTTTGGCGCAGTGAACGAACTGGGCGTGTTTGCCATGACCGAGAAGGGCTTGAAGGGCGTTTCCAATCCCTCGGCCCTGTTCCTGTCGCAGCACGAAAATCAGGTGCCGGGCTCCTGTGTCATGGTGACGCAGGAAGGCACGCGTCCACTGCTGGTGGAAATCCAGGCCCTGGTGGACAGTTCGCATGTGCCCAATGCACGCCGGCTCTCGGTCGGTCTGGAGCAGAACCGCCTGGCCATGCTGCTGGCGGTGCTGCACCGTCATGCCGGTGTGGCGGCGTTCGATCAGGACGTGTTCATCAATGCAGTCGGTGGTGTGAAGATTACCGAACCTGCTGCCGACCTGGCGGTGCTGCTGGCCATCAATTCCTCCATGCGCAACAAGCCCTTGCCGCGCGGACTGGTGGTCTTCGGGGAAGTCGGCCTGGCTGGTGAGATCCGTCCGGCACCGCGCGGCCAGGAACGCTTGCGCGAGGCGGCCAAGCTGGGCTTCTCGATTGCCGTCATTCCCAAGGCCAATGCGCCCAAGCAAGCCATCGAGGGATTGAAGGTGATTCCGGTGGAGCGCATCGATGACGCCTTGCAGAAGGCGCGCGAGATCGACGATTACGCTGCCTGA
- a CDS encoding flagellar protein FlhE yields the protein MRERALVLALVRPLLPWLLLGSALPGLAWAQTYTNRNLSIPATGSDAGQRPIVIVSPVTPTGPAPRNIAPASGGPSGAYASDEPGPDIRQRNTDYITQFKVVGQVPPGATIRKVSWRYTLASKPPGFEAKLCWQDAGWCWDVSQANAGSTDFFNGRDATRPFQLHYSVRGTARTGEAPIKGEINQVIVTFDTPG from the coding sequence ATGCGTGAGCGCGCCCTCGTCCTCGCCCTCGTCCGACCTCTGCTGCCCTGGCTGCTGCTGGGCAGCGCCCTGCCCGGCCTGGCCTGGGCCCAGACCTACACGAACCGCAATCTCAGCATCCCGGCCACCGGCAGCGACGCCGGCCAGCGGCCCATCGTGATCGTCTCGCCGGTCACGCCGACCGGCCCCGCGCCGCGCAATATCGCGCCAGCCAGCGGGGGCCCGTCCGGGGCTTATGCCTCCGACGAGCCGGGACCGGACATCCGCCAGCGCAACACGGACTACATCACGCAATTCAAGGTGGTGGGACAGGTGCCGCCGGGTGCGACGATTCGCAAGGTCAGCTGGCGCTATACGCTGGCCAGCAAGCCGCCCGGATTCGAGGCAAAACTCTGCTGGCAGGATGCAGGATGGTGCTGGGACGTGAGCCAGGCCAATGCCGGCAGCACCGATTTCTTCAACGGTCGCGACGCCACCCGGCCGTTCCAGCTGCATTACAGCGTGCGCGGCACGGCACGCACGGGCGAGGCCCCCATCAAGGGCGAGATCAACCAGGTCATCGTCACCTTTGACACGCCCGGCTGA